The proteins below come from a single Crossiella sp. CA-258035 genomic window:
- a CDS encoding GPP34 family phosphoprotein, with the protein MHTNDAPSALVDDFALLLLNEQGQFATRRSADGLFAVALLIELAQLERLELFGEDFRLFVTDNSETGVAALDEALATLEENQGSVLKEAMGKLSIGQRDRVMGRLVAEGAVTEHTERRRLFFTSTTWQVKDTARREKIHADLKAALFGAEEVAEQDEVLISLLSAAGLVQLVAGRSKTAKRIAGEVAERYPVAAEVLQQGVQGVPESIIPNI; encoded by the coding sequence GTGCACACGAACGACGCCCCTTCCGCGCTGGTCGACGACTTCGCCCTGCTCCTGCTCAACGAACAGGGTCAGTTCGCCACCAGGCGCTCGGCCGATGGCCTGTTCGCGGTCGCCCTGTTGATCGAGCTGGCGCAGCTGGAGCGCCTGGAGCTCTTCGGCGAGGACTTCCGGCTGTTCGTCACCGACAACTCCGAGACCGGGGTGGCGGCCCTGGACGAGGCGCTGGCGACGCTGGAGGAGAACCAGGGGTCGGTGCTCAAGGAGGCCATGGGCAAGCTCTCCATCGGGCAGCGGGACCGGGTGATGGGGCGGCTGGTGGCCGAGGGGGCGGTGACCGAGCACACCGAGCGGCGCAGGCTGTTCTTCACCAGCACCACCTGGCAGGTCAAGGACACCGCGCGGCGGGAGAAGATCCACGCCGACCTCAAGGCCGCGCTGTTCGGGGCCGAGGAGGTGGCCGAGCAGGACGAGGTGCTGATCTCGCTGCTGTCCGCGGCGGGGCTGGTGCAGCTGGTGGCCGGGCGCAGCAAGACCGCCAAGCGGATCGCGGGCGAGGTGGCCGAGCGGTACCCGGTGGCGGCCGAGGTGCTCCAGCAGGGTGTGCAGGGCGTGCCGGAGAGCATCATCCCGAACATCTGA
- a CDS encoding oxygenase MpaB family protein: MDQRFVEELKYQGDPPADAVIAALVAGGEIGRVNSLLAELRANDEPIPEHLPPVVREFLVATDNPPPWTDLARVARAQEFFLDDGMHVASVLSFGAMVNCYAQPRPSKVLTLTHRLNQPHRRLSETAQFVLSMMAPHPFTSGGSFVPVIQKTRLIHAAVRHFISRSPEWDHERDGVPICQQDLLGALLIFSVQVIIGMRRIGISVTEQEAEDYYHVWRVAGHLLGIRTEAMPATLAEAEALNTSLVEASYGPSAEGAELTANLLALYRKLMPGKAFDGVVPAMVRQVVNPEVSEWLGVPKQRGWGRLVGAGVRVMRRLERAEDESELARRVLDRAARLLLSVNVRQLTDGQSTALTIPEELREKWTGERGASA; the protein is encoded by the coding sequence ATGGACCAGCGGTTTGTCGAGGAACTCAAGTACCAGGGCGATCCGCCGGCCGACGCGGTGATCGCCGCGCTGGTGGCCGGGGGCGAGATCGGCCGGGTCAACTCGCTGCTGGCCGAGCTGCGCGCCAACGACGAGCCGATCCCGGAGCACCTGCCGCCGGTGGTGCGCGAGTTCCTGGTGGCCACCGACAACCCGCCGCCGTGGACCGACCTGGCCAGGGTCGCCCGGGCGCAGGAGTTCTTCCTCGACGACGGCATGCACGTGGCCTCGGTGCTCTCCTTCGGCGCCATGGTCAACTGCTACGCCCAGCCCCGGCCGTCCAAGGTGCTCACCCTGACCCACCGGCTCAACCAGCCGCACCGCAGGCTGTCCGAGACCGCGCAGTTCGTGCTGAGCATGATGGCCCCGCACCCGTTCACCAGCGGCGGCTCGTTCGTGCCGGTGATCCAGAAGACCCGGCTGATCCACGCCGCGGTGCGCCACTTCATCTCGCGTTCGCCGGAATGGGACCACGAACGCGACGGGGTGCCGATCTGCCAGCAGGACCTGCTCGGCGCGCTGCTCATCTTCTCCGTGCAGGTGATCATCGGCATGCGCCGGATCGGCATCTCGGTCACCGAGCAGGAAGCTGAGGACTACTACCACGTGTGGCGGGTCGCCGGGCACCTGCTCGGCATCCGCACCGAGGCGATGCCGGCGACCCTGGCCGAGGCGGAGGCGCTCAACACCAGCCTGGTGGAGGCCAGCTACGGGCCGTCCGCGGAGGGCGCCGAGCTGACCGCCAACCTGCTGGCGCTGTACCGGAAACTCATGCCGGGCAAGGCTTTTGACGGCGTGGTGCCCGCGATGGTCCGGCAGGTGGTCAACCCCGAGGTCTCCGAATGGCTGGGGGTGCCCAAACAGCGCGGCTGGGGACGCCTGGTGGGCGCGGGGGTGCGGGTGATGCGGCGGCTGGAGCGGGCCGAGGACGAGAGCGAGCTGGCCAGGCGGGTGCTGGACCGGGCCGCGCGGCTGCTGCTCTCGGTCAACGTGCGGCAGCTGACCGACGGGCAGTCCACGGCGCTGACGATTCCCGAGGAGTTGCGCGAGAAGTGGACGGGGGAGCGAGGGGCCTCAGCCTGA
- a CDS encoding MarR family winged helix-turn-helix transcriptional regulator, whose translation MALSDGGPALFRLVRFWSRRWAGLAAGEQRRVQHVHTLEAVHSAESTGAEPSVGEIAHRLGLDHSGASRLVRDATAAGYLARVESEVDRRRTVPRLTESGRELLTGALDWQRQAFAELTADWAEPDRRRFAEYLRRLAEQVDRPSRSG comes from the coding sequence ATGGCGCTCTCTGACGGCGGTCCGGCGTTGTTCCGGCTGGTGCGGTTCTGGTCCCGGCGCTGGGCCGGGCTGGCCGCGGGCGAACAACGCCGGGTGCAGCACGTGCACACCCTGGAAGCCGTGCACAGCGCGGAGAGCACCGGCGCGGAGCCGAGCGTCGGCGAGATCGCGCACCGGCTGGGCCTGGACCACTCCGGAGCCAGCCGGTTGGTCAGGGACGCCACCGCAGCGGGCTACCTGGCACGCGTCGAGTCCGAAGTGGACAGACGAAGGACGGTGCCCAGGCTCACCGAGTCCGGCCGCGAGCTGCTGACCGGCGCGCTGGACTGGCAGCGGCAGGCCTTCGCCGAGCTGACCGCGGACTGGGCCGAGCCGGACCGGCGGCGGTTCGCGGAGTACCTGCGCCGCCTGGCCGAGCAGGTGGACCGGCCGAGCCGGTCAGGCTGA
- a CDS encoding VOC family protein codes for MTITLNHLIIPAADRWAGARFLARLIGGEPVAAGPFAALRVNDDLTVDFADDQPLAAGHYAFLVDDARFDALLAVLAADPDLVHGSGPEHGWDRRTNTLGGGRGVYVRDPDGHAYEFFTAVP; via the coding sequence ATGACCATCACGCTCAACCACCTGATCATCCCGGCCGCCGACCGCTGGGCCGGCGCCCGCTTCCTGGCCCGGCTCATCGGCGGCGAACCCGTTGCGGCAGGCCCGTTCGCGGCGCTGCGGGTCAACGACGACCTCACGGTGGACTTCGCCGACGACCAGCCGCTGGCCGCCGGGCACTACGCGTTCCTGGTCGACGACGCCCGCTTCGACGCGCTGCTGGCCGTGCTCGCCGCCGACCCGGACCTGGTCCACGGCTCCGGCCCGGAACACGGCTGGGACCGGCGCACCAACACCCTCGGCGGTGGCCGGGGGGTCTACGTGCGCGACCCCGACGGCCATGCCTACGAGTTCTTCACCGCGGTGCCCTGA
- a CDS encoding FCD domain-containing protein yields the protein MTTHRPRGVHGQTVEVLAGRILSNELAEGETLDLPALRAELDVSLTALREALKVLTAKGMIDARQKRGTFVQPRSSWNMLDTDVMRWQTSATAATDLFDELTEVRAVVEPAAAAMAARRANGIEVAALAAALERMAAAGTDIEEVVAADLAFHRALLSATHNNFLVQIERVIAIGLAARDRLVHGADPADDPVPSHRAVYEAVRAGDPVAAEAAMRALVDKSSADLDRVKRPRD from the coding sequence ATGACCACGCACCGCCCGCGCGGCGTGCACGGCCAGACCGTCGAGGTGCTGGCCGGCCGCATCCTGTCCAACGAGCTGGCCGAGGGCGAGACCCTGGACCTGCCCGCGTTGCGCGCCGAGCTGGACGTGAGCCTGACCGCGCTGCGCGAGGCGCTGAAGGTGCTCACCGCCAAGGGGATGATCGACGCGCGGCAGAAGCGCGGGACCTTCGTGCAGCCGCGCAGCTCGTGGAACATGCTGGACACCGACGTGATGCGCTGGCAGACCTCGGCCACCGCGGCCACCGACCTGTTCGACGAGCTGACCGAGGTGCGGGCGGTGGTGGAACCGGCGGCCGCGGCGATGGCCGCGCGGCGGGCCAACGGCATCGAGGTGGCGGCGCTGGCCGCCGCGCTGGAGCGGATGGCCGCCGCTGGCACGGACATCGAGGAGGTGGTGGCCGCCGACCTGGCCTTCCACCGGGCGCTGTTGTCGGCCACGCACAACAACTTCCTGGTGCAGATCGAGCGGGTGATCGCGATCGGCCTGGCCGCGCGGGACCGCCTGGTGCACGGCGCGGACCCGGCCGACGATCCGGTGCCCAGCCACCGCGCGGTCTACGAGGCGGTGCGCGCCGGTGATCCGGTGGCGGCCGAGGCGGCCATGCGCGCGCTGGTGGACAAGTCGAGCGCGGATCTGGACCGCGTCAAGCGACCTCGCGATTGA
- a CDS encoding GNAT family N-acetyltransferase → MITVAPADPAQLPALVRLLTGYHLATEAEKGSPVPDAPALPERYRREILDPATAFAADLVLLAVAEEPVGCVVLTPDAELKRLWVDPAWRGRGVARQLTEAAVAAAGTGVRLSVWRWRTGAIGLYRRLGFTEVESWDARDGMVCFRLVGLD, encoded by the coding sequence ATGATCACCGTGGCCCCCGCCGATCCGGCGCAGCTCCCGGCCCTGGTCCGCCTGCTGACCGGCTACCACCTGGCCACCGAGGCGGAGAAGGGCAGCCCGGTCCCGGACGCCCCCGCCCTGCCCGAGCGCTACCGCCGCGAGATCCTCGACCCGGCCACCGCCTTCGCCGCGGACCTGGTGCTGCTGGCCGTCGCGGAGGAGCCGGTGGGTTGTGTGGTGCTCACCCCGGACGCCGAGCTGAAGCGGCTCTGGGTGGATCCGGCCTGGCGGGGACGCGGGGTGGCGCGGCAGCTGACCGAGGCCGCGGTGGCCGCCGCCGGGACCGGGGTGCGGCTGTCGGTGTGGCGGTGGCGGACCGGGGCGATCGGGCTGTACCGGCGGCTGGGGTTCACCGAGGTCGAGTCGTGGGACGCGCGGGACGGGATGGTGTGCTTCAGGCTGGTCGGGTTGGACTGA
- a CDS encoding alpha/beta hydrolase produces MTTTGYAPLSDLAVYYEVRGEGRPLVLLHGGALTIDLCFGPLLGALAEERQVIAIELQGHGHTADRDRPGTIAEFAADVVGVLDHLGVEQADLFGFSLGGLVAVQVALAHPARAGRVVAAATHFHPDGYKPEITDPAQTSDLLPTEADFAAMVQAYRAVAPDPDHFDKFMANLQVTVHGWTGWTPAQLSSITAETLLILGDRDFIKLSHAVEFHDHLAQAHLAVLPQTTHMDVIRRTDLLLPMIDRFLG; encoded by the coding sequence ATGACCACCACCGGCTACGCCCCGCTGTCCGACCTGGCCGTCTACTACGAGGTGCGCGGCGAGGGCCGCCCGCTGGTGCTGCTGCACGGCGGTGCCCTGACCATCGACCTGTGCTTCGGCCCGCTGCTGGGCGCGCTGGCCGAAGAACGCCAGGTGATCGCCATCGAGCTGCAGGGCCACGGCCACACCGCCGACCGCGACCGGCCCGGCACCATCGCCGAGTTCGCCGCCGACGTGGTGGGCGTGCTGGACCACCTGGGCGTCGAGCAGGCGGACCTGTTCGGCTTCAGCCTGGGCGGACTGGTCGCGGTGCAGGTCGCGCTGGCCCACCCCGCGCGGGCCGGGCGGGTGGTCGCGGCGGCCACCCACTTCCACCCGGACGGGTACAAGCCGGAGATCACCGACCCGGCCCAGACCTCGGACCTGCTGCCCACCGAAGCCGACTTCGCCGCGATGGTGCAGGCCTACCGCGCGGTCGCGCCGGACCCGGACCACTTCGACAAGTTCATGGCCAACCTCCAGGTCACCGTGCACGGCTGGACCGGGTGGACGCCGGCGCAGCTCAGCTCGATCACCGCGGAGACGCTGCTCATCCTGGGGGACAGGGACTTCATCAAGCTCTCGCACGCGGTGGAGTTCCACGACCACCTGGCCCAGGCGCACCTGGCGGTGCTGCCGCAGACCACGCACATGGACGTCATCCGCCGGACGGACCTGCTGCTGCCGATGATCGACCGGTTCCTGGGCTGA
- a CDS encoding fumarylacetoacetate hydrolase family protein: MVEFRRILLDGVVTEVHRVGDRLVCRDGRAVHVDQAAHLSPVLPSKIIAVHLNYRSRVEEFGTTLPPAPTYFHKPVSALNAHGGDVVRPEGCRFLNYEGEIAVVIGRTCRNIAPAQAPAHIAGYTVANDYGLHDFRDTDAGSMLRVKGSDTLAPLGPGVVPDWDFRGKGIRTLVNGTVVQDGNTDEMRWDMHYLVADLARTITLVPGDVLLTGTPANSRPVEPGDVVEVEVEGLGLLRNRIVSGPEPVRADVGAQPTESEEVRSTALGGDWEFRGIRPPRR; the protein is encoded by the coding sequence GTGGTGGAGTTCCGGCGCATCCTGCTCGACGGCGTGGTCACCGAGGTGCACCGGGTGGGCGACCGGCTGGTCTGCCGCGACGGCCGCGCCGTGCACGTGGACCAGGCCGCCCACCTGTCCCCCGTGCTGCCCAGCAAGATCATCGCGGTGCACCTGAACTACCGCAGCCGGGTGGAGGAGTTCGGCACCACGCTGCCGCCCGCGCCGACCTACTTCCACAAACCGGTCTCCGCGCTCAACGCCCACGGCGGCGACGTGGTCCGCCCGGAAGGCTGCCGGTTCCTCAACTACGAAGGCGAGATCGCGGTGGTGATCGGCCGCACCTGCCGCAACATCGCCCCCGCCCAGGCCCCCGCGCACATCGCCGGGTACACCGTGGCCAACGACTACGGCCTGCACGACTTCCGCGACACCGACGCCGGATCCATGTTGCGGGTCAAGGGATCCGACACCCTCGCCCCGCTCGGCCCCGGCGTGGTCCCGGACTGGGACTTCCGCGGCAAGGGCATCCGCACCCTGGTCAACGGCACGGTCGTGCAGGACGGCAACACCGACGAGATGCGCTGGGACATGCACTACCTGGTCGCCGACCTCGCCCGCACCATCACCCTGGTCCCCGGCGACGTGCTGCTCACCGGCACCCCGGCCAACTCCCGACCGGTCGAGCCCGGGGATGTGGTGGAGGTCGAGGTGGAGGGGCTCGGCCTGCTGCGCAACCGGATCGTCAGCGGCCCGGAGCCGGTCCGGGCGGATGTGGGCGCGCAGCCGACCGAGTCCGAGGAGGTCCGCTCCACCGCGCTGGGCGGGGACTGGGAGTTCCGCGGAATCCGGCCGCCGCGGCGGTAA
- a CDS encoding catechol 1,2-dioxygenase — MGEVVGAGLLSHVPTIMLDERVRRELNNGKDTTLVSGLQRLRAEVFDTLDYDTVVVLDSHWATTVEFVVTAQDHRAGLFTSEELPRGMCRIPYDFPGDPELAHAIAAHGEARGTWITPIADHHLPIMYATVNLWHYLGVPGKRWISIGVCQTAEEEDDLRLGRALADGIAATDRKVLLLASGALSHTFWPLRELRAHESAGVEHIFTPEAAKADLERIDWFGAGDHARVLDTMPEFRKFKPEAGFAHYLMLAGALGERRWSAPGRLFSAYENAIGTGQAHIWFDRPATGWTGEGV, encoded by the coding sequence GTGGGTGAGGTGGTGGGCGCGGGCCTGCTCTCGCACGTGCCGACGATCATGCTCGACGAGCGGGTCCGGCGAGAGCTCAACAACGGCAAGGACACCACACTCGTGTCCGGGCTCCAGCGGCTGCGCGCCGAGGTGTTCGACACCCTGGACTACGACACCGTGGTGGTGCTCGACTCGCACTGGGCGACCACGGTGGAGTTCGTGGTCACCGCGCAGGACCACCGCGCCGGGCTGTTCACCTCCGAGGAGCTGCCCCGCGGCATGTGCCGGATTCCCTACGACTTCCCCGGCGATCCCGAACTGGCGCACGCGATCGCCGCGCACGGCGAGGCCAGGGGCACCTGGATCACCCCGATCGCCGACCACCACCTGCCGATCATGTATGCCACGGTCAACCTCTGGCACTACCTCGGCGTGCCCGGCAAGCGCTGGATCTCCATCGGCGTCTGCCAGACCGCCGAGGAGGAGGACGACCTGCGGCTGGGCCGGGCGCTGGCCGACGGCATCGCCGCCACCGACCGCAAGGTGCTGCTGCTGGCCTCGGGCGCGCTCTCGCACACCTTCTGGCCACTGCGCGAACTGCGCGCGCACGAGTCCGCCGGGGTCGAGCACATCTTCACCCCGGAGGCGGCCAAGGCCGACCTGGAGCGCATCGACTGGTTCGGCGCGGGCGACCACGCCAGGGTGCTGGACACCATGCCGGAGTTCCGGAAGTTCAAGCCGGAGGCGGGTTTCGCGCACTACCTGATGCTCGCGGGCGCACTCGGCGAACGCCGGTGGAGCGCGCCGGGCCGGCTGTTCTCCGCCTACGAGAACGCCATCGGCACCGGGCAGGCGCACATCTGGTTCGACCGTCCGGCCACCGGCTGGACCGGCGAGGGGGTCTGA
- a CDS encoding aldehyde dehydrogenase translates to MPQQAGLAVDPGHWIGGRRLASAATFTDHSPIDGAPLGEFARGGAAEVDAAVSAAQQAFPAWAKTAREDRARLLHAIADGIEARLDELAHAETLDNGALLRSHRDSVIPRAAHNFRFFADWLLDGLPRPDLDTRGHRNRISWDPAGVCALITPWNAPLMLATWKIAPALAAGNTVVHKPAEWSPLTASLLAGITAHAGLPDGVFNLVQGLGAEAGEALTRHPGVRRISFTGSVPTARTIAANAAARLTPVSLELGGKSPLLVFADADLDLAVELAVGQYDNAGQVCLSAVRLLVAEEIHDEFLHRFLARAGQLRQGDPRLPETDIGPQIHQRQFDRIDGFVQRALAEGATALLGGGPNTDLGGLYYRPTLLTGAAPGSEILTEEVFGPVLTLQRFRTEAEAVALANNTRFGLAAAVVTGDPERAERVTHELVAGTVWVNCFFVRDLRAPFGGSRESGIGREGGDWSFDFFCDVKNTVFAPKGWGK, encoded by the coding sequence ATGCCACAGCAGGCCGGACTCGCGGTGGACCCCGGACACTGGATCGGCGGCCGCAGGCTCGCCTCGGCGGCGACCTTCACCGACCACTCCCCCATCGACGGCGCCCCGCTCGGCGAGTTCGCCCGCGGCGGCGCGGCGGAGGTCGACGCGGCGGTCAGCGCGGCCCAGCAGGCGTTCCCGGCCTGGGCGAAGACCGCACGGGAGGACCGCGCCCGGCTGCTGCACGCCATCGCCGACGGCATCGAGGCCCGCCTGGACGAGCTGGCCCACGCCGAGACCCTGGACAACGGCGCGCTGCTGCGCTCGCACCGCGACAGCGTGATCCCCAGGGCCGCGCACAACTTCCGGTTCTTCGCCGACTGGCTGCTCGACGGCCTGCCCCGCCCCGACCTGGACACCAGGGGCCACCGCAACCGGATCAGCTGGGACCCTGCCGGGGTGTGCGCGCTGATCACCCCGTGGAACGCGCCGCTGATGCTGGCCACCTGGAAGATCGCGCCCGCGCTGGCCGCCGGGAACACCGTGGTGCACAAACCCGCCGAGTGGTCCCCGCTGACCGCCTCCCTGCTCGCCGGCATCACCGCGCACGCCGGCCTGCCCGACGGCGTGTTCAACCTGGTCCAGGGCCTGGGCGCGGAAGCGGGCGAGGCACTGACCCGGCATCCCGGCGTGCGGCGGATCAGCTTCACCGGCTCGGTGCCCACCGCCAGGACCATCGCCGCCAACGCCGCCGCGCGACTGACCCCGGTCTCCCTGGAACTGGGCGGCAAGTCACCGCTGCTGGTCTTCGCCGACGCCGACCTGGACCTGGCCGTGGAACTGGCGGTCGGGCAGTACGACAACGCGGGCCAGGTGTGCCTGTCCGCGGTCCGGCTGCTGGTCGCCGAGGAGATCCACGATGAGTTCCTGCACCGCTTCCTGGCCAGGGCGGGCCAGCTCCGGCAAGGCGATCCGCGACTGCCGGAGACCGACATCGGCCCGCAGATCCACCAGCGCCAGTTCGACCGGATCGACGGGTTCGTCCAGCGCGCACTGGCGGAAGGGGCGACCGCGCTGCTCGGCGGCGGCCCCAACACCGACCTCGGCGGCCTGTACTACCGGCCCACCCTGCTCACCGGCGCGGCGCCGGGCAGCGAGATCCTCACCGAGGAGGTCTTCGGCCCGGTGCTGACCCTGCAACGCTTCCGCACCGAGGCCGAGGCGGTGGCACTGGCCAACAACACCCGCTTCGGCCTGGCCGCCGCCGTGGTCACCGGCGACCCCGAACGGGCCGAACGGGTCACCCACGAACTGGTCGCCGGGACGGTGTGGGTGAACTGCTTCTTCGTCCGCGACCTGCGCGCGCCCTTCGGCGGCAGCCGGGAGTCCGGCATCGGGCGCGAGGGCGGCGACTGGAGCTTCGACTTCTTCTGCGATGTGAAGAACACCGTGTTCGCGCCGAAGGGCTGGGGGAAGTAG